One Antarctobacter heliothermus DNA segment encodes these proteins:
- a CDS encoding response regulator, with protein MTHRLIIADDNAQFLEFVRTVAEGAGWVVTLCADGIELMAILEEMSDPALVLVDINMPNLDGVEVAWKLSDLAESAPARLRFITGGDPSNAIAARMIAKAREQDPGMTLFKPIPIDKLREVLAYEAEMLKEQFS; from the coding sequence ATGACACACAGGCTGATCATCGCGGATGACAACGCTCAGTTCCTTGAATTTGTCCGAACGGTTGCCGAGGGCGCGGGATGGGTCGTGACGCTGTGCGCGGATGGCATCGAACTTATGGCGATCCTCGAAGAGATGTCTGATCCGGCGCTGGTTTTGGTGGACATCAATATGCCGAACCTTGATGGCGTCGAAGTTGCATGGAAGCTTTCCGATCTCGCCGAGTCCGCCCCTGCGCGGCTTCGATTTATCACCGGTGGCGACCCGTCAAATGCAATCGCTGCGCGCATGATCGCGAAAGCCCGTGAACAGGATCCGGGAATGACCCTGTTCAAACCCATTCCCATCGATAAACTGCGTGAGGTTCTGGCCTATGAGGCAGAAATGCTCAAAGAGCAGTTTTCCTGA
- a CDS encoding RrF2 family transcriptional regulator: MRVTKRTNIAMRVLMYCAANPDRLVTKHEIAERCNASENHLAQVINQLAQMGFLHTQRGRNGGLELGRPAIEIVIGDVFRALEQPVPLAECFADVDNTCPLKEACRLRDALNNAANAFYETLDLITLDSLVCDNPALLEIISPAGCTARRRPGTLVNAGAID; this comes from the coding sequence ATGCGTGTGACGAAAAGAACCAATATTGCCATGCGTGTGCTGATGTATTGCGCGGCAAATCCTGATCGTCTGGTCACAAAGCATGAGATCGCAGAGCGCTGTAATGCCTCAGAGAACCACTTGGCGCAGGTCATCAACCAGTTGGCGCAGATGGGTTTTTTGCACACCCAGCGCGGCCGCAACGGTGGGCTGGAACTGGGTCGTCCGGCCATCGAGATCGTCATCGGCGACGTATTTCGCGCCCTTGAGCAGCCCGTGCCCTTGGCGGAATGCTTTGCAGATGTGGACAACACCTGCCCCCTGAAAGAGGCGTGCCGCCTGCGAGACGCGCTCAACAACGCAGCCAATGCTTTCTACGAGACACTGGACCTGATTACGCTGGATTCGCTGGTCTGCGACAACCCCGCGCTGCTGGAGATCATTTCGCCCGCCGGTTGCACGGCACGACGTCGCCCGGGCACGCTTGTCAATGCCGGGGCAATCGACTAG
- a CDS encoding 1-phosphofructokinase family hexose kinase: MTHILTVTLNPALDLATSCPSVIPGPKLRCGPETAEPGGGGVNVARAIVQLGGHARALVALGGHTGTTLGELLERRGLDLVRLPAPGETRYSFAVTDDSSGEQYRFVMTGPTWTEAQLDSVLDTLAEEAEPGAFIVLSGSMPLGCAPGWITRACARLPGRRVVIDTSGAHLAHQADSPQPAPYILRMDSAEARDLSGRPLDTRADSAAFAEELRVRGAADLIIIARGADGSVMATPEGQWYVSAANQTVVSAIGAGDSFVGGMVKALAEGAAPPEALRQGAAAAAAAVISPGTQLCLPEDFAKFLPLTQLIAL, encoded by the coding sequence ATGACCCATATCCTGACTGTCACACTGAACCCGGCGCTTGATCTGGCCACCTCCTGCCCGTCTGTCATCCCGGGGCCAAAGCTGCGTTGCGGACCGGAAACCGCCGAGCCGGGCGGCGGCGGCGTCAACGTGGCCCGCGCGATTGTCCAATTGGGAGGCCATGCCCGCGCGCTGGTGGCGCTGGGCGGGCACACCGGGACGACGCTGGGCGAATTATTGGAACGGCGCGGGCTTGATCTGGTACGCCTGCCCGCCCCGGGAGAGACGCGCTATAGCTTTGCCGTGACCGATGACAGCAGTGGCGAACAATACCGTTTTGTCATGACTGGCCCGACATGGACTGAGGCGCAATTGGACAGCGTTCTGGACACGCTGGCCGAAGAGGCAGAGCCGGGGGCGTTCATCGTTTTGTCAGGTAGTATGCCGCTGGGATGCGCGCCCGGCTGGATCACACGCGCCTGCGCCCGCCTGCCGGGACGGCGCGTGGTGATCGACACATCTGGCGCACATCTGGCCCATCAGGCCGACAGCCCGCAACCTGCCCCCTATATCCTGCGCATGGACAGCGCCGAGGCGCGCGATCTGTCGGGGCGTCCGCTGGACACCCGCGCGGACAGCGCCGCGTTTGCCGAAGAACTGCGGGTGCGTGGGGCGGCTGATCTGATCATCATCGCCCGGGGCGCGGACGGTTCCGTCATGGCCACCCCTGAAGGTCAATGGTATGTCTCCGCCGCCAACCAAACCGTGGTCAGCGCCATCGGCGCCGGCGACAGCTTTGTCGGCGGGATGGTCAAGGCACTGGCGGAGGGCGCTGCCCCCCCCGAGGCTCTGCGCCAAGGCGCCGCCGCAGCCGCTGCGGCCGTTATCAGCCCCGGCACCCAACTGTGCCTGCCCGAGGATTTCGCCAAATTTCTTCCGCTGACACAGTTGATCGCCCTCTGA
- a CDS encoding gamma-glutamylcyclotransferase: MQHIYFFGYGSLVNRTTHLHAPAYRARLNGWHRAWRAVPERALCYLTAVRDPQASIDGLIAPVPGENWAELDQREAAYDRHDATATLDHKSDAKEIVVYAIDPARHRAPGPDNPILLSYLDVVVAGYLSEYGPAGPACFFETTLGWEAPILDDRAAPQYSRTCALTDEIRTLTDTGLELMGSRIITAAD, translated from the coding sequence ATGCAGCATATATATTTCTTCGGCTACGGATCACTGGTCAATCGGACCACACACCTCCACGCCCCGGCGTACCGCGCCCGCCTGAACGGATGGCATCGTGCGTGGCGCGCCGTCCCCGAACGGGCGCTGTGCTATCTCACAGCGGTCCGCGACCCGCAGGCCAGTATTGACGGCCTTATTGCCCCAGTTCCCGGTGAAAACTGGGCAGAACTGGACCAGCGTGAGGCAGCCTATGACCGTCACGACGCAACTGCGACGCTGGACCACAAATCGGACGCGAAGGAAATCGTCGTCTATGCTATCGACCCGGCCCGCCACCGCGCACCCGGACCGGACAACCCGATCCTGCTGAGCTATCTTGATGTGGTTGTCGCGGGTTACTTGTCGGAATACGGCCCCGCCGGTCCTGCCTGCTTCTTTGAAACCACGCTGGGATGGGAGGCCCCGATCCTCGATGATCGCGCGGCCCCTCAATACAGCCGCACCTGCGCTCTGACGGATGAGATCCGCACGCTGACCGACACAGGACTGGAGTTAATGGGCAGCCGGATCATCACGGCCGCAGATTGA
- the gcvP gene encoding aminomethyl-transferring glycine dehydrogenase — MTYEPIDYLPYDFANRRHIGPSPEEMAEMFDVLGVSGLDQLIEETVPKAIRQDEPLDFGKPLSERELIYRLREVADRNKVLTSLIGQGYHGTVTPPAIQRNILENPAWYTAYTPYQPEISQGRLEALLNFQTMVCDLTGLEIANASLLDEATACAEAMTMAQRVAKSKAKAFFVDENCHPQNIAVMKTRAEPLGIEVIVGAPDALDPGRVFGAIFQYPGTHGHVRDFTDEMAALHDAQAVGIVSADPLALCLLKEPGAMGADIAVGSTQRFGVPVGYGGPHAAYMACRDEMKRAMPGRIVGVSVDSHGNRAYRLSLQTREQHIRREKATSNVCTAQALLAVMAGFYAVFHGPKGLRAIAQRIHRKTVRMVKGLEAAGFKVEPDTYFDTITVDVGLLQRGVLQAAVREGLNLRRVGKTRVGITLDERTRPATVEAVWRAFGLVKKDEASESEYRLPEALIRTSEYLQHDVFHMNRAETEMMRYMRRLADRDLALDRAMIPLGSCTMKLNSAAEMMPVSWREFSMIHPYVPKDQARGYTAMIEDLNAKLCQITGYDAISMQPNSGAQGEYAGLLTIRRWQRARGQGDRNVCLIPVNAHGTNPASAQMVGWKVVAVKCDDHGSIDIADFRAKAEKHSDALAACMITYPSTHGVFEETVKEVCSITHEHGGQVYIDGANMNAMVGLSRPGDLGGDVSHLNLHKTFCIPHGGGGPGMGPIGVKQHLVEHLPGNPLDEEGGAVSAASFGSPSLLPISWSYCLMMGGGGLTQATRVAILNANYIAKRLEGAYDVLYRGGKGWVAHECILDTRPFEKSAGVTVEDIAKRLMDAGFHAPTMSWPVAGTLMVEPTESETKAELDRFCDAMLAIRAEIRAIEDGQMDREVNPLKLAPHTMEDLVRDWDRPYTREQGCFPPGAFRVDKYWPPVNRVDNVYGDRHLICTCPPMSEYAEAAE; from the coding sequence ATGACCTACGAGCCCATTGATTACCTGCCCTATGATTTCGCCAACCGGCGTCACATCGGTCCTTCACCCGAAGAGATGGCCGAGATGTTTGACGTGCTTGGCGTGTCGGGTCTGGACCAGTTGATCGAAGAGACGGTGCCAAAGGCGATCCGGCAGGACGAGCCGTTGGATTTTGGCAAGCCGCTGTCCGAACGTGAATTGATTTATCGGCTGCGCGAAGTGGCGGATCGCAACAAGGTGCTGACCTCGCTCATCGGGCAGGGCTATCACGGCACGGTCACGCCGCCTGCGATCCAGCGCAACATCCTTGAGAATCCAGCTTGGTACACGGCCTATACACCCTACCAGCCCGAGATTTCGCAGGGCCGGCTAGAGGCGCTGTTGAACTTTCAGACGATGGTTTGTGATCTGACGGGGCTGGAAATTGCTAATGCCTCTCTGCTGGATGAGGCGACCGCCTGCGCCGAGGCAATGACCATGGCGCAACGGGTGGCCAAATCGAAGGCCAAGGCGTTTTTCGTCGATGAGAACTGTCATCCGCAGAACATTGCGGTGATGAAGACACGGGCCGAGCCCTTGGGGATCGAGGTGATTGTCGGCGCACCGGATGCGCTTGATCCGGGCAGGGTCTTTGGCGCGATCTTTCAGTATCCTGGCACGCATGGCCATGTGCGGGATTTCACCGATGAGATGGCGGCGCTGCATGATGCGCAGGCGGTGGGCATTGTCAGTGCTGATCCACTGGCGCTGTGTTTGCTGAAAGAGCCGGGCGCGATGGGGGCGGATATCGCTGTCGGGTCTACCCAGCGTTTTGGCGTGCCGGTGGGCTATGGCGGCCCGCACGCCGCCTACATGGCGTGCCGTGATGAAATGAAGCGCGCGATGCCCGGACGGATTGTCGGCGTGTCGGTGGACAGCCACGGCAACCGCGCCTACCGCCTGTCACTGCAGACCCGTGAGCAGCATATCCGTCGCGAAAAAGCCACCTCGAACGTCTGCACAGCACAAGCGCTTCTGGCGGTCATGGCCGGGTTCTATGCGGTGTTCCATGGGCCCAAGGGGCTGCGCGCCATTGCGCAGCGCATCCACCGCAAGACTGTCCGTATGGTCAAGGGGCTGGAGGCGGCGGGCTTCAAAGTGGAACCTGACACCTATTTCGACACGATCACCGTGGACGTGGGCTTGCTGCAACGGGGCGTATTGCAAGCGGCGGTGCGCGAAGGGCTGAATCTGCGTCGCGTTGGCAAGACCCGTGTCGGAATCACGCTGGACGAACGCACGCGTCCAGCCACCGTCGAGGCCGTCTGGCGCGCCTTTGGCTTGGTGAAAAAGGATGAGGCGTCAGAATCGGAATACCGTCTGCCCGAGGCGCTGATCCGCACCTCTGAGTATCTTCAGCACGACGTGTTCCACATGAACCGGGCTGAGACGGAGATGATGCGCTATATGCGCCGTCTTGCCGACCGCGATCTGGCGCTGGACCGGGCGATGATTCCGCTGGGCTCCTGCACAATGAAGCTGAACTCGGCCGCTGAGATGATGCCGGTTAGTTGGCGCGAGTTTTCGATGATCCACCCCTATGTGCCTAAGGATCAGGCTCGGGGCTATACGGCAATGATCGAGGATCTGAACGCCAAGCTGTGCCAGATCACCGGGTATGATGCGATTTCCATGCAGCCGAACTCTGGCGCGCAGGGGGAATATGCGGGTCTGCTGACGATCCGGCGGTGGCAACGGGCACGAGGACAGGGCGACCGCAATGTCTGCCTGATCCCGGTCAATGCGCATGGCACCAATCCGGCCTCGGCGCAGATGGTTGGCTGGAAGGTGGTAGCGGTGAAATGCGACGATCACGGCTCCATCGATATCGCAGATTTTCGCGCCAAGGCGGAAAAGCATTCCGATGCGCTGGCGGCCTGCATGATCACCTATCCGTCCACTCATGGCGTGTTCGAGGAGACCGTGAAAGAAGTCTGCTCGATCACCCACGAGCATGGCGGGCAGGTCTATATCGACGGCGCGAACATGAACGCCATGGTCGGCCTGTCCCGTCCCGGCGATCTGGGCGGCGACGTCAGCCACCTGAACCTGCACAAGACCTTCTGCATTCCGCATGGCGGTGGCGGCCCCGGCATGGGGCCGATCGGGGTCAAGCAGCACTTGGTGGAGCATCTGCCGGGCAATCCGTTGGACGAAGAGGGGGGCGCAGTGAGTGCGGCGTCGTTCGGGTCGCCCTCGTTGCTGCCGATCAGCTGGTCCTACTGCCTGATGATGGGCGGCGGCGGGCTTACGCAGGCGACGCGGGTGGCGATCCTGAACGCCAACTACATCGCCAAGCGGCTGGAGGGTGCATATGACGTGCTCTATCGCGGCGGCAAGGGCTGGGTCGCGCATGAGTGCATTCTTGATACGCGCCCGTTCGAGAAATCGGCAGGTGTTACAGTCGAGGACATTGCCAAACGGCTGATGGATGCCGGGTTCCACGCGCCAACGATGAGTTGGCCAGTGGCTGGAACGCTGATGGTGGAGCCGACGGAGTCAGAGACCAAGGCAGAGCTGGACCGTTTTTGCGATGCGATGCTGGCCATCCGAGCCGAAATCCGCGCTATCGAAGACGGACAGATGGACCGCGAGGTAAACCCGCTGAAACTGGCCCCGCACACGATGGAGGATCTGGTGCGCGACTGGGACAGGCCCTATACGCGCGAACAGGGCTGTTTCCCGCCAGGGGCGTTCCGGGTCGACAAATACTGGCCGCCGGTCAATCGGGTCGACAATGTCTATGGCGATAGGCACCTGATTTGCACCTGTCCGCCAATGAGTGAATATGCAGAGGCGGCCGAGTAA
- a CDS encoding metallopeptidase family protein — protein sequence MTDVARFHDVAQRTVAGFPEPFRAGAQNVLLRVVDWPPRDILNDMQIRNPLELTGMYDGVPMTHKSFADPAPFPDTVWLFREPILNEWRDRGDIELDDLIAHVTVHEFAHHFGWSDDDIAAIDRWWE from the coding sequence ATGACCGACGTTGCCCGCTTCCATGACGTTGCCCAGCGTACCGTTGCGGGCTTTCCCGAACCGTTCCGCGCCGGGGCGCAGAACGTCCTGTTGCGTGTTGTCGACTGGCCACCGCGGGACATCCTCAATGACATGCAGATCAGAAACCCGCTGGAGCTGACTGGGATGTACGACGGTGTACCCATGACGCACAAAAGCTTTGCCGATCCCGCGCCGTTTCCCGATACGGTCTGGCTGTTCCGCGAGCCGATCCTGAACGAATGGCGCGACCGTGGTGATATCGAATTGGACGATCTAATCGCCCATGTCACGGTCCATGAGTTTGCGCATCACTTTGGCTGGTCCGACGATGACATCGCCGCGATTGATCGATGGTGGGAATAG
- a CDS encoding SGNH/GDSL hydrolase family protein, which produces MRHLLILLLLIAAPARAENVLVLGDSILAWHRAAGQSVADQLAASTQVTVKNKSVPGARFSHSGVLAAATGFDIRRQMRRGDWDVIVLDGGGNDLMGECGCRACGAVLNQLISDDGRQGEIPSFVAQLAKSGARIYWLDYYDVPTVGGPFAPCVDELAILSQRLQRLAPRIQAMTYLSGKAVIDPYDLSHYDRDLLHPSRKGASLLGRYLAQEIAR; this is translated from the coding sequence ATGCGTCATTTACTCATTCTCTTGCTCCTGATCGCCGCTCCTGCCCGCGCGGAAAATGTCCTTGTCCTTGGCGATTCCATCCTCGCCTGGCACCGCGCCGCCGGTCAGTCCGTTGCAGATCAGCTTGCCGCCTCCACACAGGTGACCGTGAAAAACAAATCCGTGCCCGGCGCGCGGTTTTCCCACAGTGGCGTGCTTGCGGCAGCCACGGGTTTCGACATCCGCCGCCAGATGCGGCGTGGAGATTGGGATGTGATCGTTCTGGACGGCGGCGGCAATGATCTGATGGGGGAATGCGGCTGTCGCGCTTGCGGCGCCGTGCTGAACCAGCTGATCTCTGACGATGGGCGACAGGGTGAAATCCCCAGCTTTGTCGCGCAACTGGCCAAATCGGGTGCGCGGATCTATTGGCTGGATTATTACGACGTCCCCACCGTTGGCGGCCCCTTTGCGCCTTGCGTAGACGAACTCGCCATCCTCAGCCAGCGCCTGCAAAGACTTGCGCCAAGGATACAGGCCATGACCTATCTGTCCGGTAAGGCCGTGATCGATCCCTACGACCTGTCACACTACGACCGCGACCTCCTGCACCCCAGCCGCAAGGGCGCGTCCCTTCTGGGTCGCTACCTTGCGCAGGAAATCGCGCGCTGA
- the thpR gene encoding RNA 2',3'-cyclic phosphodiesterase: MRLFIALPLPETARTTLEALQSRFPTGRTVPFDNLHLTLAFLGDQTEEQAEAIHEGLQTLRSPAQRLTLSGGTVFGGRHGQAIALEADGGADLTTLHTRVLSRLRGVGIAPERRRFRPHVTLSRMGARENAGPVLAVLASATVGPFVCDAVSLYASTLHPDGAIHEELSRYPLAVLI; encoded by the coding sequence ATGCGCCTGTTCATCGCCCTTCCCCTGCCTGAAACGGCTCGTACCACGCTAGAGGCGTTGCAGTCCCGCTTTCCCACCGGCCGCACCGTACCCTTTGACAACCTGCACCTGACGCTGGCCTTCCTTGGCGACCAGACCGAAGAGCAGGCCGAGGCCATCCATGAAGGTCTGCAAACCCTGCGGTCCCCTGCACAACGTCTGACCCTGTCGGGCGGCACCGTCTTTGGCGGCAGGCACGGGCAGGCCATCGCGTTGGAGGCTGACGGCGGTGCCGACCTGACAACGCTGCACACCCGGGTGCTGTCGCGGTTGCGCGGCGTGGGTATCGCACCTGAACGCCGCCGCTTTCGCCCGCATGTAACGCTGTCCCGGATGGGTGCCCGCGAAAACGCGGGCCCGGTGCTGGCCGTTCTGGCCAGCGCGACGGTCGGACCATTTGTTTGTGACGCGGTCAGCCTGTACGCCTCGACCCTGCATCCCGATGGCGCGATCCACGAAGAACTGTCCCGCTACCCGCTGGCCGTGCTGATATGA
- the gltX gene encoding glutamate--tRNA ligase, producing the protein MTVTRFAPSPTGYIHVGNLRTALFNHLIARKSGGQFVLRIDDTDPERSKEEYVDAIKQDLEWLGLTWDRVERQSARLDRYTSAADKLRDMGRFYEAFETPTELDLKRKKQLNMGKPPVYDRAALSLSEDDKAKLRAERGDGVWRFKLDQERISWDDGILGEVSIDAASVSDPVLIRADGQFLYTLASVVDDMEMGITHVVRGNDHVTNTATQIQMIRALGGEPPAFAHHSLLTGPQGESLSKRLGTLALRDLREAGVEPEALLSLMARLGSSQPVELRMSLDEIADGFELPQFGSAPTKFDVEDLYPLTAKKLHGLELASVADELAALGVPGDLAAPFWKVVRENITTRKDIAGWWDLFRDGAAPMVADEDQAFVTEAFGLLGEPPYAADTWGTWTAAVKDATGRKGKGLFMPLRKAVTGLERGPEMADVMPLLQKKPGSAG; encoded by the coding sequence ATGACCGTCACCCGTTTCGCCCCGTCGCCCACAGGATACATCCATGTGGGCAATCTGCGCACCGCGCTGTTCAACCATCTGATCGCCCGCAAGAGCGGTGGCCAGTTCGTTCTGCGCATCGACGACACCGACCCGGAGCGGTCGAAAGAGGAATACGTCGACGCGATCAAGCAAGACCTCGAATGGTTGGGCCTGACATGGGACCGGGTGGAACGACAGTCCGCGCGGCTGGACCGTTACACGTCGGCGGCAGACAAACTACGCGACATGGGGCGGTTCTACGAGGCGTTTGAGACGCCCACGGAACTGGACCTGAAGCGCAAGAAGCAGCTGAACATGGGCAAGCCGCCGGTTTATGACCGCGCTGCGCTGTCTTTGTCGGAGGACGACAAGGCCAAGCTGCGCGCCGAACGCGGCGATGGCGTCTGGCGCTTCAAGCTGGATCAGGAACGCATTTCTTGGGACGACGGCATTCTGGGTGAGGTGTCGATTGACGCGGCCAGTGTGTCCGATCCGGTGCTGATCCGGGCGGATGGGCAGTTCCTGTATACGCTGGCCTCTGTTGTCGATGACATGGAAATGGGCATCACCCATGTGGTGCGTGGCAATGACCATGTGACCAACACGGCGACGCAGATCCAGATGATCCGCGCGCTGGGCGGAGAGCCGCCCGCCTTTGCGCACCACTCGCTGCTGACCGGCCCGCAGGGGGAATCGCTGTCGAAACGTTTGGGCACGCTGGCCTTGCGTGATCTGCGAGAAGCAGGGGTAGAGCCAGAGGCGCTGCTGTCGCTGATGGCGCGCCTGGGGTCGTCGCAGCCGGTGGAACTGCGGATGTCGCTGGATGAAATCGCCGACGGGTTCGAGCTGCCGCAGTTCGGGTCCGCGCCGACCAAGTTCGACGTCGAAGATCTGTACCCGCTGACCGCGAAAAAGCTGCACGGGCTGGAGCTGGCGTCTGTCGCGGATGAACTGGCCGCGCTGGGCGTTCCCGGTGATCTGGCTGCGCCGTTCTGGAAGGTGGTGCGTGAGAACATCACCACCCGTAAGGATATTGCCGGTTGGTGGGATCTGTTCCGCGACGGGGCCGCGCCGATGGTGGCCGATGAGGATCAGGCGTTTGTCACAGAGGCCTTTGGCCTGCTGGGCGAGCCGCCCTATGCCGCAGACACATGGGGTACTTGGACCGCTGCGGTAAAAGATGCGACGGGCCGCAAGGGCAAGGGTCTGTTCATGCCGCTGCGCAAGGCCGTGACCGGGTTGGAACGCGGGCCGGAAATGGCCGATGTGATGCCGCTGTTGCAGAAAAAGCCCGGCAGCGCGGGCTGA
- the gcvT gene encoding glycine cleavage system aminomethyltransferase GcvT: MTELKTTVLNDLHHAQGAKMVGFAGYEMPVQYKLGVLKEHLHTRASAGLFDVSHMGQVILRGPDVAKALESLVPVDVVGLAEGRQRYALFTNDAGGIEDDLMIANRGDHLFLVVNAACKHADVARMRAALEPQGITVKMLENRALVALQGPAAEDVLAEHCPDVREMKFMDVATLPIAGAECWISRSGYTGEDGFEISVPNAAAMDLAKSLLGDARVEAIGLGARDSLRLEAGLCLYGQDLDTDTTPIAAGLGWAISKARRTDGARAGGFPGDTRILSEMAEGTALKRVGLRPEGRAPLRAGVVLFDAEEGGSEMGTVTSGGFGPSVEGPVSMGYVPRAQASEGTTLWAELRGKRVPVRVAKLPFVPAGFKR; this comes from the coding sequence CTGACAGAATTGAAAACCACCGTCCTGAATGACCTGCACCACGCGCAAGGCGCAAAGATGGTGGGGTTTGCCGGCTATGAAATGCCGGTCCAGTACAAGCTGGGGGTCCTCAAGGAACATCTGCACACACGGGCGTCTGCCGGTCTGTTCGACGTCAGCCACATGGGGCAGGTGATCCTGCGTGGCCCGGACGTGGCAAAGGCGCTGGAGTCTCTGGTGCCGGTCGATGTGGTCGGACTGGCCGAGGGGCGTCAGCGTTACGCGCTGTTTACCAACGATGCGGGCGGGATCGAGGATGACTTGATGATTGCCAACCGGGGCGATCACCTGTTTCTGGTGGTCAACGCCGCCTGCAAACACGCGGATGTCGCGCGGATGCGCGCCGCGCTGGAACCGCAGGGCATTACCGTCAAGATGCTGGAAAACCGGGCGCTTGTGGCCTTGCAGGGGCCTGCGGCCGAAGATGTCTTGGCCGAACATTGCCCGGACGTGCGAGAGATGAAATTCATGGACGTGGCGACGCTGCCGATTGCTGGCGCGGAATGCTGGATCTCACGGTCTGGCTATACCGGCGAGGATGGATTTGAAATTTCAGTGCCCAATGCCGCAGCGATGGATCTGGCGAAATCGCTCTTGGGGGACGCGCGGGTTGAGGCGATCGGCCTTGGCGCTCGGGATTCTTTGCGGCTGGAGGCTGGGCTGTGCCTGTACGGGCAGGATCTGGATACAGACACCACGCCGATCGCGGCTGGGTTGGGCTGGGCGATCTCCAAGGCGCGGCGCACGGATGGCGCGCGCGCAGGTGGCTTTCCGGGAGACACGCGTATTCTGTCTGAAATGGCAGAGGGCACGGCCCTCAAGCGGGTCGGCCTGCGGCCCGAAGGCCGCGCGCCGTTGCGGGCAGGCGTTGTGTTGTTCGACGCCGAAGAGGGCGGTTCAGAGATGGGCACGGTGACCTCTGGCGGCTTTGGCCCTTCGGTGGAAGGGCCTGTATCTATGGGGTATGTGCCGCGAGCGCAGGCCAGTGAGGGCACCACCCTCTGGGCTGAGTTGCGCGGCAAACGGGTTCCGGTGCGGGTGGCAAAGCTGCCCTTCGTTCCGGCAGGATTCAAACGGTGA
- the gcvH gene encoding glycine cleavage system protein GcvH has translation MKFTEEHEWLEIEDDLVVVGITTHAAEQLGDIVFVELPDEGREVTKDEEVVVIESVKAASDILAPLDGEIVEVNESIVADPGKVNEDPEGDAWFFKMKIEDLSVLDELMDEKAYKAFIS, from the coding sequence ATGAAATTCACCGAAGAGCATGAATGGCTGGAGATCGAAGACGATCTGGTCGTCGTGGGCATTACTACACATGCGGCGGAACAGCTGGGCGACATTGTCTTTGTCGAACTGCCGGACGAAGGCCGTGAAGTGACCAAGGACGAAGAGGTCGTGGTGATCGAGTCGGTCAAGGCAGCGTCGGACATCCTTGCCCCGCTGGATGGCGAGATCGTTGAGGTCAACGAGTCCATCGTCGCGGACCCGGGTAAGGTGAACGAAGATCCCGAGGGCGATGCGTGGTTCTTCAAGATGAAGATCGAAGATCTGTCGGTTCTGGATGAGCTGATGGATGAGAAAGCCTACAAGGCCTTCATTTCCTGA